One Armatimonadota bacterium DNA segment encodes these proteins:
- a CDS encoding class I tRNA ligase family protein: MGVYRPVPARVDFPALEREMLAWWQAHGVMAQYLRRNEASPRRWSFLDGPITANNPMGVHHAWGRTYKDLFQRYKTMRGFRQRYQNGYDCQGLWVEVNVERELGFRSKRDIERFGIAPFVNLCKERVLTYAALITEQSIRLGMWMDWEDPALLRQLAEGMRTDPGRQITIPGRFGPVTGTVEQLVGRLGSPEIGGSYFTFSDENNYQIWAFLKTCWQRGLIYKGHDVMPWCPRCSTGISEHEIVTEGYQEITHPGVFLRFPLRDRPGRALLVWTTTPWTLTSNVAAAVHPDLTYVVVRQGDEELVLAEGTLRVLDGPFTVVERLPGSRLVGWRYRGPFDHLPPQQGIDHRVIPWTEVSAAEGTGIVHIAPGCGAEDFALSKEHGLPVIAPIDEFGAFVEGFGPLAGLRTDEATQPILDHLRASGLLYKVEPYTHRYPVCWRCGSELVFRLVDEWFIAMSPLRERLMDVARRIRWIPEFGLERELDWLRNMRDWMISKKRYWGLALPIYECARCGSFEVIGSAEELRARAVEGWEVFEGHTPHRPWVDAVKIACSRCGATTPRIPDVGNPWLDAGIVPFSTLGYRTAPEEWARWYPADFITESFPGQYRNWFYSLLVMATVLDGREPFRTCLGYALVRDEQGREMHKSWGNMIEFNEAADRAGVDVMRWAYCAQNPAANLNFGYGLLDDVRRRFILPLWNVVSFFTTYAALESLDFAALVRQEPPLRVLDRWLLSRLTHLVATVGDRMDDYDPAGAARALEAFVDDLSTWYVRRSRRRFWKNEDDADKRAAYYALYHTLRTLALLLAPFAPFLAERIYQDVVRPADPEAPLSVHLCDFPTPDPARMDADLETLVGAARTLVALGRAARGRARIKVRQPLPAVLLVTRHRALREQTELLEHIADELNVKAVRFVDDPAPYVSVDVSVRFDLAGPRLGARVQEVARALRAMDPADALRTLEREGRLGVPVEGETVWLSRDEVVARLREARGYAAQGEGGEFAILETTLTPDLVLEGQARELVHQLQLLRREAGLAVSDRVVLVHDGQLGPLLDAHGDYVRREILAVDVRADPARATAQVRLDGQTARVGLIRVPPGQV; encoded by the coding sequence ATGGGAGTGTATCGGCCGGTCCCCGCCAGGGTGGACTTTCCGGCCCTGGAGCGCGAGATGCTGGCCTGGTGGCAGGCGCACGGCGTGATGGCGCAGTACCTGCGCCGCAACGAGGCGTCGCCCCGGCGGTGGTCGTTCCTGGACGGGCCCATCACCGCCAACAATCCCATGGGCGTGCACCACGCCTGGGGGCGGACCTACAAGGACCTGTTCCAGCGCTACAAGACCATGCGCGGGTTCCGGCAGCGCTACCAGAATGGATACGACTGCCAGGGCCTGTGGGTGGAGGTCAACGTCGAGCGGGAGCTGGGGTTCCGCAGCAAGCGCGACATCGAGCGGTTCGGGATCGCCCCCTTCGTCAACCTGTGCAAGGAGCGGGTGCTCACCTACGCCGCCCTCATCACCGAGCAGTCCATCCGGCTGGGCATGTGGATGGACTGGGAGGACCCGGCCCTGCTGCGGCAGCTCGCCGAGGGCATGCGCACCGACCCCGGGCGGCAGATCACCATCCCCGGGCGATTCGGACCGGTCACCGGCACCGTGGAACAGCTGGTGGGCCGCCTGGGGTCCCCCGAGATCGGGGGGTCGTACTTCACCTTCTCGGACGAGAACAACTACCAGATCTGGGCGTTCCTGAAGACGTGCTGGCAGCGGGGGCTGATCTACAAGGGGCACGATGTGATGCCCTGGTGTCCCCGGTGCAGCACCGGCATCAGCGAGCACGAGATCGTCACCGAAGGCTACCAGGAGATCACCCACCCCGGCGTGTTTCTGCGGTTTCCCCTGCGAGACCGCCCCGGCCGCGCGCTGCTGGTGTGGACCACCACGCCCTGGACGCTGACCAGCAATGTGGCCGCGGCGGTGCATCCCGACCTGACCTACGTGGTGGTGCGCCAGGGGGACGAGGAGCTGGTGCTGGCCGAGGGCACCCTGCGCGTGCTGGACGGCCCCTTCACGGTCGTGGAGCGCCTGCCGGGCAGCCGCCTGGTGGGGTGGCGCTACCGCGGCCCCTTCGACCACCTGCCGCCCCAGCAGGGCATCGACCACCGGGTCATCCCCTGGACCGAGGTGAGCGCCGCGGAGGGCACCGGCATCGTCCACATCGCCCCGGGGTGCGGCGCTGAGGACTTCGCCCTCAGCAAGGAACACGGGCTGCCGGTGATCGCGCCCATCGACGAGTTCGGCGCGTTCGTGGAGGGATTCGGGCCACTGGCCGGGCTGCGGACCGACGAGGCCACCCAGCCCATCCTCGACCACCTGCGGGCGTCGGGCCTGCTGTACAAGGTGGAGCCCTACACCCACCGGTACCCCGTGTGCTGGCGGTGCGGCAGCGAGCTGGTGTTCCGGCTCGTGGATGAGTGGTTCATCGCCATGAGCCCGCTGCGCGAGCGGCTGATGGACGTGGCCCGGCGCATCCGGTGGATTCCCGAGTTCGGCCTGGAGCGGGAGCTGGACTGGCTGCGCAACATGCGCGACTGGATGATCAGCAAGAAGCGCTACTGGGGGCTGGCGCTGCCCATCTACGAATGCGCCCGGTGTGGCTCGTTCGAGGTCATCGGGTCGGCGGAGGAGCTGCGGGCGCGGGCGGTGGAAGGCTGGGAGGTGTTCGAGGGCCACACCCCCCACCGGCCCTGGGTGGACGCGGTGAAGATCGCCTGCTCCCGATGCGGCGCGACCACGCCCCGCATTCCCGACGTGGGCAATCCGTGGCTGGACGCCGGCATCGTCCCCTTCTCCACCCTGGGCTACCGCACCGCGCCCGAGGAGTGGGCCCGGTGGTATCCGGCCGACTTCATCACCGAAAGCTTCCCCGGCCAGTACCGCAACTGGTTCTACTCGCTCCTGGTCATGGCCACGGTCCTGGACGGCCGCGAGCCCTTCCGGACCTGCCTGGGCTACGCCCTGGTGCGGGACGAGCAGGGCCGGGAGATGCACAAGAGCTGGGGCAACATGATCGAGTTCAACGAGGCCGCTGACCGCGCGGGCGTGGACGTGATGCGCTGGGCCTACTGCGCCCAGAACCCGGCGGCCAACCTGAACTTCGGCTACGGCCTGCTGGACGACGTCCGCCGCCGCTTCATCCTGCCGCTGTGGAACGTGGTGTCGTTCTTCACCACCTATGCCGCCCTGGAGTCCCTGGACTTCGCGGCGCTGGTGCGCCAGGAGCCGCCCCTGCGGGTGCTGGATCGGTGGCTGCTGTCGCGGCTGACCCACCTGGTGGCCACCGTGGGCGACCGGATGGACGACTACGACCCCGCCGGGGCCGCCCGGGCCCTGGAGGCATTCGTGGACGACCTGTCCACCTGGTACGTCCGCCGCAGCCGCCGGCGCTTCTGGAAAAACGAGGACGACGCCGACAAGCGCGCCGCCTACTACGCCCTCTACCACACCCTGCGCACCCTGGCGCTGCTGCTGGCGCCCTTCGCGCCGTTCCTGGCCGAGCGCATCTATCAGGATGTGGTGCGGCCCGCCGACCCGGAGGCTCCCCTCAGCGTGCACCTGTGCGACTTCCCGACTCCCGACCCGGCGCGGATGGACGCAGACCTGGAGACCCTGGTGGGGGCCGCCCGGACCCTGGTGGCCCTGGGGCGGGCGGCGCGGGGGCGGGCGCGCATCAAGGTCCGCCAGCCCCTGCCGGCGGTCCTGCTGGTGACTCGCCACCGCGCCCTGCGCGAGCAGACGGAGCTGCTGGAGCATATCGCCGATGAGCTCAACGTGAAGGCGGTGCGGTTCGTCGACGATCCCGCCCCCTACGTGTCCGTGGACGTCTCGGTGCGCTTTGACCTGGCGGGCCCGCGGCTGGGCGCGCGGGTGCAGGAGGTGGCGCGGGCGCTGCGGGCGATGGATCCGGCCGACGCCCTGCGCACCCTGGAGCGGGAGGGCCGCCTGGGAGTTCCGGTGGAGGGGGAGACGGTGTGGCTGTCCCGGGATGAGGTGGTGGCCCGCCTGCGCGAGGCGCGGGGCTACGCCGCCCAGGGGGAAGGCGGCGAGTTCGCCATCCTGGAGACCACCCTGACTCCCGATCTGGTCCTGGAGGGGCAGGCCCGGGAACTGGTCCACCAGCTCCAGCTGCTGCGCCGGGAGGCCGGGCTGGCCGTCAGCGACCGCGTGGTCCTCGTCCACGACGGGCAGCTGGGGCCGCTGCTGGACGCCCACGGCGACTACGTCCGGCGCGAGATTCTCGCGGTGGATGTGCGGGCCGACCCCGCCCGCGCGACCGCCCAGGTCCGGCTGGATGGCCAGACCGCCCGGGTGGGCCTGATCCGCGTCCCGCCGGGGCAGGTGTAG
- a CDS encoding amino acid racemase: MTPRVIGVLGGLGPWATLDLFEKILRLTPAERDQDHLRVIIDNNPRVPDRGPAILGEGEDPTPALVEGARTLERAGADFIVIPCNTAHYFHASIQAAVGIPVLHIMEEVAAAARAEVPQVRTLGLLATPATVASRLYHHACGGVGREVIAPDAAGQEVVTAAIYAVKAGRRDRRLTGDLLAVVRDLVSRGAGAIILGCTELPLVLDARDLPVPLLDSNLILARAAVRRALGDPVPSASRP; this comes from the coding sequence ATGACCCCTCGCGTGATCGGCGTGTTGGGCGGCCTGGGACCCTGGGCCACCCTGGACCTGTTCGAGAAGATCCTGCGCCTGACGCCCGCGGAGCGCGATCAGGACCACCTGCGGGTGATCATCGACAACAACCCGCGGGTGCCTGACCGGGGGCCGGCCATCCTGGGCGAGGGGGAGGACCCCACCCCCGCGCTGGTGGAAGGAGCGCGGACCCTGGAGCGGGCGGGTGCCGACTTCATCGTGATCCCCTGCAACACCGCCCACTACTTCCACGCGTCCATCCAGGCCGCCGTGGGCATTCCGGTGCTGCACATCATGGAGGAGGTGGCGGCGGCCGCCCGGGCGGAGGTGCCCCAGGTGCGGACCCTGGGCCTGCTGGCGACACCCGCCACGGTGGCCTCACGCCTGTACCACCACGCGTGCGGGGGCGTCGGGCGCGAGGTGATCGCCCCCGATGCGGCCGGGCAGGAGGTGGTCACCGCTGCCATCTATGCGGTCAAGGCGGGCCGCCGCGACCGGCGGCTCACCGGGGACCTGCTGGCGGTGGTCCGCGATCTGGTGTCCCGCGGCGCCGGCGCCATCATTCTGGGCTGCACGGAACTGCCCCTGGTCCTGGACGCCCGGGACCTGCCCGTGCCCCTGCTGGACAGCAACCTCATCCTGGCCCGCGCGGCGGTCCGTCGGGCCCTGGGCGATCCCGTGCCCTCCGCCTCCCGCCCGTAG
- a CDS encoding TraR/DksA C4-type zinc finger protein has product MGARTAKSKSRKARPQAERAGARSRKPVGAARAEPARRPARPPARPLTRAQIAELRELLEQERDRLLEELEAMEEHTPEVEEQVGMDVGGGYDEDLADVASNTFEREKTIALESSVQATLAQVEEALRRMEAGTYGICERCGNPIDFARLQVLPYATLCINCKELEEKASR; this is encoded by the coding sequence ATGGGAGCTCGAACGGCCAAGTCGAAGTCCCGGAAGGCCCGACCGCAGGCCGAGCGGGCCGGGGCGCGGTCCCGCAAGCCGGTCGGGGCGGCTCGCGCCGAGCCCGCGCGCCGGCCGGCCCGTCCTCCGGCTCGACCGCTCACCCGCGCGCAGATCGCCGAGCTGCGGGAGCTCCTGGAGCAGGAGCGCGATCGCCTGCTGGAGGAGCTGGAGGCGATGGAGGAGCACACCCCCGAGGTCGAGGAGCAGGTGGGCATGGACGTCGGGGGAGGCTACGACGAGGACCTGGCGGACGTGGCCAGCAACACGTTCGAGCGCGAGAAGACCATCGCCCTGGAGTCCAGCGTGCAGGCGACCCTGGCCCAGGTGGAGGAAGCCCTGCGGCGGATGGAGGCCGGGACCTACGGCATCTGCGAGCGCTGCGGCAACCCCATTGACTTTGCCCGGCTCCAGGTCCTGCCCTACGCGACGCTGTGCATCAACTGCAAGGAGTTGGAGGAGAAGGCCAGCCGCTAG
- the lspA gene encoding signal peptidase II, producing MPVVARAVLAAGVVAADQALKALVAHLLPVGASVWVIPGVLALTHVRNPGVAFSLLRDVPAILPAALTVALLGVLFGGARRLPRTAQGGLAVLCGGAVGNLVDRVRIGAVVDYVDLRVWPVFNLADAAVTAGAVTVLLALAVPPLARGGR from the coding sequence GTGCCGGTCGTCGCCCGGGCCGTCCTGGCAGCCGGCGTGGTGGCGGCGGACCAGGCGCTGAAGGCCCTGGTGGCGCACCTCCTGCCTGTGGGCGCGTCGGTGTGGGTGATCCCCGGCGTGCTGGCCCTCACCCACGTGCGCAACCCCGGCGTGGCGTTCAGCCTGCTGCGGGACGTCCCCGCGATCCTGCCTGCGGCGCTGACCGTCGCCCTGCTGGGAGTCCTGTTTGGCGGGGCGCGGCGGCTGCCGCGGACGGCGCAGGGCGGGCTGGCGGTCCTGTGCGGCGGTGCCGTGGGCAACCTCGTCGACCGGGTCCGCATCGGGGCGGTGGTGGATTACGTGGACCTGCGGGTGTGGCCGGTGTTCAACCTGGCTGACGCCGCGGTGACGGCCGGCGCCGTCACCGTTCTGCTGGCGCTGGCGGTCCCGCCGCTGGCGCGGGGTGGGCGGTGA
- a CDS encoding prolipoprotein diacylglyceryl transferase — protein MKPVLVQLGPIPISTFGVFLLLAFVAGLAVARGRARALGVAPAQMLDVGLYVIIGGILGGRIGYALVNLSTFAAEPLRLLALWRDAGLVFSGAVLGGVVVAVAAARGLRVSPLGFLDALAPGAAVGVAVATVGGWMHGLFVGRPTGVPWAVPVMLEMRHPAAIYLLLAAVGICAVLWAQDARTTPAGTLFFLWLLLYGVTRGAVEFFIDSPTVLGPLTLAHLSSAAVAAVGAAGLVAVSRRTRYPPGAPAPDDPPRP, from the coding sequence GTGAAGCCCGTCCTGGTGCAGCTGGGGCCGATTCCCATCTCCACCTTCGGGGTGTTCCTGCTGCTGGCGTTCGTGGCGGGGCTGGCCGTGGCCCGGGGCCGCGCCCGGGCGCTGGGGGTGGCTCCCGCCCAGATGCTGGACGTGGGCCTGTATGTCATCATCGGCGGCATCCTCGGGGGCCGGATCGGCTACGCGCTGGTGAACCTGTCCACGTTCGCCGCCGAGCCCCTGCGGTTGCTGGCCCTGTGGCGGGACGCGGGGCTGGTGTTCTCCGGCGCCGTGCTGGGGGGCGTCGTGGTGGCGGTGGCCGCAGCCCGCGGACTGCGCGTCTCCCCCTTGGGATTTCTCGACGCGCTGGCGCCCGGGGCGGCGGTGGGTGTCGCCGTGGCCACGGTGGGCGGCTGGATGCACGGCCTGTTCGTGGGGCGGCCGACCGGCGTGCCGTGGGCGGTTCCGGTGATGCTGGAGATGCGGCATCCCGCGGCCATCTACCTGCTGCTGGCGGCGGTGGGCATCTGCGCGGTCCTGTGGGCTCAGGACGCCCGGACGACGCCAGCGGGGACGCTGTTTTTCCTGTGGCTGCTCCTGTACGGCGTGACCCGGGGCGCGGTGGAGTTCTTCATCGACAGCCCGACGGTGCTGGGTCCGCTGACCCTGGCCCACCTCAGCAGTGCGGCGGTGGCGGCCGTCGGCGCGGCCGGCCTGGTGGCGGTGTCCCGCCGCACCCGGTATCCCCCCGGCGCGCCCGCGCCGGACGACCCGCCCCGGCCGTAG
- a CDS encoding RluA family pseudouridine synthase, producing the protein MQEHHVYYVDAASEGVRLDRFLVAHLRAHSRARIQALIASGHVTVDGRPARPALRLRRGQRVEVTVPPPPAAGLVPEALPLDVVYEDPHLVVINKPPGLTVHPGAGRTSGTLANALVARYPDLAGVGGERRPGIVHRLDKDTSGLMVVARTPQAYAGLQRQLAERTLRRIYLALVCGHPPHDEGVIEASIGRHPRHRTRMAVRPGGRPAITRYRVRERFARYALVEVSLLTGRTHQIRVHFAHLGHPVAGDPVYGRRADDLGIRRQALHAWRLELRHPVTGSPLALEAPPPADFLAAVEAARAQEGPHPRRTRATG; encoded by the coding sequence ATGCAGGAACACCACGTGTACTACGTTGACGCCGCCTCTGAAGGGGTCCGCCTGGACCGCTTTCTGGTGGCGCACCTGCGGGCCCACTCCCGCGCGCGGATCCAGGCCCTGATCGCCTCCGGCCACGTCACCGTGGATGGGCGCCCGGCCCGCCCGGCACTGCGCCTGCGCCGCGGGCAGAGGGTGGAGGTCACGGTTCCCCCGCCGCCCGCGGCCGGGCTGGTGCCCGAAGCGCTGCCCCTGGATGTGGTGTACGAAGACCCGCACCTGGTGGTCATCAACAAGCCTCCGGGCCTGACGGTCCACCCCGGCGCGGGGCGCACATCCGGCACCCTGGCCAACGCGCTCGTGGCCCGGTATCCGGACCTGGCCGGCGTGGGCGGGGAGCGGCGTCCCGGCATCGTCCACCGCCTGGACAAGGACACGTCCGGCCTGATGGTGGTGGCCCGCACGCCGCAGGCCTATGCGGGCCTGCAACGGCAGCTGGCCGAGCGCACCCTGCGCCGGATCTACCTGGCGCTGGTCTGCGGCCACCCTCCTCACGACGAGGGGGTCATCGAGGCCTCCATCGGCCGCCACCCGCGCCACCGGACCCGGATGGCCGTCCGGCCGGGCGGCCGCCCGGCCATCACCCGCTATCGCGTGCGGGAACGGTTCGCCCGGTACGCGCTGGTCGAGGTCTCCCTGCTCACGGGGCGCACCCACCAGATCCGCGTGCACTTTGCCCACCTGGGCCATCCCGTCGCCGGAGATCCCGTCTACGGGCGCCGGGCCGACGACCTGGGCATCCGCCGCCAGGCCCTGCACGCCTGGCGCCTGGAGCTGCGGCATCCCGTGACGGGATCTCCGCTGGCCCTCGAAGCACCTCCCCCCGCGGACTTCCTGGCCGCGGTGGAGGCCGCCAGGGCCCAGGAGGGACCACACCCCCGGCGAACTCGGGCCACCGGGTGA
- the pyrR gene encoding bifunctional pyr operon transcriptional regulator/uracil phosphoribosyltransferase PyrR, with product MREKARVMDAEAIRRALVRIAHEILERNRSPQTLVLVGIRTRGVPLAHRLAAAIAAIEGVSVPVGTLDITRYRDDRPDRPPPVVRPSPLPVNVAGRVVILVDDVLYTGRTVRAAMDALVDLGRPAGIQLAVLVDRGHRELPIRPDYVGKNLPTARREHVSVRLAEVDGRDEVVIEEPAADRPADAGRT from the coding sequence ATGCGCGAGAAGGCGCGGGTCATGGACGCAGAGGCCATCCGGCGGGCGCTGGTCCGCATCGCCCATGAGATCCTCGAGCGCAACCGCAGCCCGCAGACTCTGGTCCTGGTGGGCATCCGCACCCGGGGGGTGCCCCTGGCCCACCGGCTGGCGGCGGCCATCGCGGCCATCGAGGGCGTGTCCGTCCCGGTGGGCACCCTGGACATCACCCGGTACCGGGATGACCGGCCCGACCGCCCGCCGCCGGTGGTGAGACCCTCCCCGCTGCCCGTCAACGTCGCCGGGCGGGTGGTGATCCTGGTGGATGACGTCCTGTACACCGGCCGCACCGTCCGCGCCGCCATGGACGCGTTGGTGGATCTGGGCCGGCCGGCGGGGATCCAGCTGGCCGTGCTGGTGGATCGGGGTCACCGGGAACTGCCCATCCGGCCCGACTACGTGGGCAAGAACCTGCCCACCGCCCGCCGGGAGCACGTCTCGGTGCGGCTGGCGGAGGTGGACGGTCGGGACGAGGTTGTCATCGAGGAGCCTGCCGCGGACAGGCCTGCGGACGCCGGCAGGACCTGA
- a CDS encoding NFACT RNA binding domain-containing protein, whose protein sequence is MSPVTSLDSLVLAAVVADLRAALVGGRVVRVVQPTADEVALVVRSRAGEQAVLYSTHPRWARVHLVAAPGGGEPGDFVRLLRSRLGDARVDAVEQVPWERIVVVRCATAFGQARLIAELMGRHSALILEEDSVVRGCLPPVRSAVRPVVPGRPYLPPPPSGRPPRAWTAQDLEEAVGVTDPVAARLRAVVLGLGPATAQEICVRAGVDPHRPARSPEEIARVGAVLQEIADLVEGGRFSPTLYRQNGEPVGCTPFPYVSLSALQAEPVPTMSAAVEAVWGQGAAAARLEDGRAAVRRVVRAALERTERALARVRAALEEAGGAGRLREQGELLLAYAREVPAGASEAVLPDASGTPVRIPLDPALSAVDNARRLFARYARLRDALPHLRQRLQALEMDRDYLRTALALAEQAATPEDVQDLLRELAEQGYGPPARAPVRPRPPAGPRRYALAGGAVALVGRTGGENERLTFSVARPTDLWFHARGVPGAHVILQAAGRPSEEAIRQAAALAAYYSRARQAVEVAVDYTERRHVRKPPGARPGLVTYAHARTVSVRPAVPS, encoded by the coding sequence ATGTCGCCGGTGACATCCCTCGACAGCCTGGTCCTGGCCGCGGTGGTGGCGGACCTGCGGGCGGCGCTGGTGGGTGGCCGGGTGGTGCGGGTCGTCCAGCCGACCGCCGATGAGGTGGCGCTGGTCGTCCGGTCCCGCGCGGGCGAGCAGGCCGTCCTGTACTCCACGCACCCCCGGTGGGCCCGGGTCCACCTGGTCGCCGCCCCGGGCGGAGGAGAGCCGGGCGACTTCGTCCGGCTGCTGCGGAGCCGCCTGGGGGATGCGCGGGTGGACGCGGTGGAGCAGGTTCCCTGGGAGCGCATCGTGGTCGTGCGGTGCGCGACCGCCTTCGGGCAGGCGCGCCTCATCGCCGAACTGATGGGACGGCACAGCGCCCTCATCCTGGAAGAGGACAGCGTCGTGCGGGGGTGCCTGCCTCCGGTGCGGTCGGCGGTGCGGCCGGTGGTGCCCGGACGCCCCTACCTCCCGCCGCCGCCGTCGGGGCGGCCACCGCGGGCGTGGACGGCGCAGGACCTGGAGGAGGCCGTGGGGGTCACCGACCCGGTGGCCGCCCGACTGCGGGCCGTGGTCCTGGGCCTGGGGCCGGCCACCGCCCAGGAGATCTGCGTGCGCGCAGGCGTGGACCCCCACCGTCCGGCCCGGTCTCCCGAGGAGATCGCCCGGGTCGGGGCAGTGCTGCAAGAGATTGCCGATCTGGTCGAGGGGGGACGGTTCTCCCCCACCCTGTACCGCCAGAACGGCGAGCCCGTGGGGTGTACGCCATTTCCCTACGTGTCCCTGTCCGCGCTCCAGGCCGAGCCGGTGCCCACCATGAGTGCGGCGGTGGAGGCGGTCTGGGGGCAGGGGGCTGCGGCGGCGCGCCTGGAGGACGGTCGCGCCGCCGTGCGGCGGGTGGTCCGCGCCGCCCTGGAGCGTACCGAGCGCGCCCTCGCCCGCGTGCGGGCGGCCCTGGAGGAGGCCGGGGGTGCGGGCAGGCTGCGCGAGCAAGGCGAACTCCTGCTGGCCTACGCCCGGGAGGTGCCGGCGGGCGCATCGGAGGCCGTGCTGCCGGACGCCTCCGGGACGCCTGTGCGGATCCCGCTGGACCCCGCGCTGTCGGCGGTGGACAACGCCCGGCGGTTGTTCGCCCGGTACGCGCGGCTGCGCGACGCCCTGCCGCACCTGCGCCAGCGCCTGCAGGCGCTGGAGATGGACCGGGACTACCTGCGGACGGCGCTGGCCCTGGCCGAGCAGGCCGCCACGCCCGAAGATGTGCAGGACCTGCTCAGGGAACTGGCCGAGCAGGGCTACGGGCCCCCGGCCCGCGCCCCCGTCCGCCCGCGGCCGCCGGCGGGGCCGCGCCGGTACGCGCTGGCCGGCGGCGCGGTGGCGCTGGTGGGGCGGACCGGTGGGGAGAACGAGCGGCTCACCTTCTCGGTGGCGCGGCCCACCGACCTGTGGTTTCACGCCCGGGGAGTGCCCGGCGCCCACGTGATCCTCCAGGCCGCCGGCCGGCCGTCCGAGGAGGCCATCCGGCAGGCCGCAGCCCTGGCGGCCTACTACAGCAGGGCGCGCCAGGCGGTGGAGGTCGCGGTGGACTACACCGAGCGGCGCCACGTCCGCAAGCCTCCGGGCGCGCGCCCGGGACTGGTGACCTACGCCCACGCGCGAACGGTGTCCGTGCGCCCCGCCGTGCCGTCGTAG
- a CDS encoding YicC/YloC family endoribonuclease — protein MTGFGSAEVITPAGRFRVEARAVNHRYAEVVVRLPRELATLEDRVRALVQKRVLRGRVEVTIVRDERAGRTRTVRSDVDLARAYAQALRELADALGVPDAVGLPLIASFPDVLKVEEAREDLEALWPAIAPAVEEALAALVAMREAEGRRLAQDLQARLGRMEDVLAQVERRVPEIRVEYARRLRQRIAQLLGEVPVDEQRLAMEVAVFAERADVSEELTRLRSHLAQFRHDVAAAPGPVGRRLEFLLQEMHREANTIGAKANDLEIARAVIALKGELESLREQVQNIE, from the coding sequence ATGACCGGATTCGGCAGCGCCGAGGTGATCACCCCCGCGGGGCGGTTCCGGGTGGAGGCGCGCGCGGTCAACCACCGGTACGCGGAGGTGGTGGTGCGGCTTCCGCGGGAACTGGCGACGCTGGAGGACCGGGTGCGCGCGCTGGTCCAGAAGCGCGTGCTGCGGGGACGGGTCGAGGTCACGATCGTCAGGGACGAACGCGCCGGGCGGACGCGGACGGTGCGGTCCGACGTGGACCTGGCGCGGGCGTACGCTCAGGCGTTGCGGGAACTGGCCGACGCCCTGGGCGTGCCCGACGCGGTGGGCCTCCCCCTCATTGCCTCCTTTCCCGACGTCCTGAAGGTCGAAGAGGCCCGCGAGGACCTCGAGGCGCTGTGGCCGGCGATCGCCCCGGCGGTGGAGGAGGCGCTGGCGGCCCTGGTGGCCATGCGGGAGGCGGAGGGGCGCCGCCTGGCCCAGGACCTGCAGGCGCGCCTGGGCCGGATGGAGGATGTGCTCGCCCAGGTAGAACGGCGGGTCCCGGAGATCCGGGTGGAGTACGCCCGGCGCCTGCGCCAGCGCATCGCCCAGCTCCTGGGCGAGGTGCCCGTGGACGAACAGCGCCTGGCCATGGAAGTGGCGGTGTTCGCCGAGCGGGCCGACGTGAGCGAGGAGCTCACGCGGCTGCGCAGCCACCTGGCCCAGTTCCGCCACGATGTCGCCGCCGCCCCCGGCCCCGTGGGTCGCCGCCTGGAGTTCCTCCTGCAGGAGATGCACCGGGAGGCGAACACCATCGGCGCCAAGGCCAACGACCTGGAGATCGCCCGGGCGGTCATCGCCCTCAAGGGTGAACTGGAGAGTCTGCGGGAGCAGGTGCAGAATATTGAGTGA
- a CDS encoding DUF370 domain-containing protein → MAEGAGPRLINIGFGNIVAANRIVAIVAPDSAPIRRIIQEARDKGALIDATYGRRTRAVVITDSGHVVLSAIQPETVAHRFLGADEGRSP, encoded by the coding sequence GTGGCTGAGGGAGCGGGGCCTCGCCTGATCAACATCGGATTCGGCAACATCGTGGCGGCCAACCGCATTGTCGCCATCGTGGCCCCGGATTCGGCGCCGATCCGGCGCATCATCCAGGAGGCCCGGGACAAGGGGGCCCTGATCGATGCCACCTACGGGCGCCGGACCCGGGCCGTGGTGATCACCGACAGCGGCCACGTGGTGCTGTCGGCCATCCAGCCCGAGACCGTCGCCCACCGCTTCCTGGGGGCTGACGAGGGGCGGTCACCATGA
- a CDS encoding AAA family ATPase, with product MIVAIAGPIGVGKTTVARALAARLGYRYISGGVVFRALAREWGVSVTDINRLAEQNPELDREVDRRQRELARAGDCVVESRLAGWMVDADLKVWLRAPLEVRAERVARREGIPLDAARADLLERERSEWTRYRHLYRIDITDLSPYHLIIDTTCWSAEAIVEALAGLVRVPSPSALRGAPAGAGAGGVR from the coding sequence ATGATCGTGGCCATCGCCGGGCCCATCGGCGTCGGGAAGACCACCGTGGCGCGGGCGCTGGCGGCGCGGCTGGGATACCGGTACATCTCGGGGGGTGTGGTCTTCCGCGCCCTGGCCCGCGAGTGGGGCGTCTCGGTGACCGACATCAACCGCCTCGCCGAGCAGAATCCCGAGCTGGACCGGGAAGTGGATCGGCGTCAGCGAGAACTGGCCCGGGCGGGGGACTGCGTGGTGGAGAGCCGGCTGGCCGGCTGGATGGTGGACGCCGACCTGAAAGTGTGGCTGCGGGCGCCCCTGGAGGTCCGGGCCGAGCGGGTCGCCCGGCGGGAGGGCATCCCGCTGGACGCCGCCCGGGCGGATCTGCTGGAGCGGGAGCGCAGCGAGTGGACGCGCTACCGCCACCTGTACCGCATCGACATCACCGACCTCTCCCCCTACCACCTGATCATCGACACCACCTGCTGGAGCGCGGAGGCCATCGTGGAGGCGCTGGCGGGCCTCGTGCGCGTCCCGTCTCCTTCCGCCCTCCGGGGAGCGCCGGCAGGCGCCGGGGCCGGAGGCGTCCGATGA